CTGTTCCCACGCAGCATAATACACATTGGGCAGCTGGCTTGGCTTGTTAAGGCCCAAAGGCACGAGGTCCACCTTTTGCTCGCGGTAAGCGCCCAGTGCCTCTCCCAGCGCCTGTGCATTGTGCTCTGCAGAAGGACTGAAGCAGAGCAGTTGGCGATGCGAATTGCCTTCTGCATCGACAAAGCCCGCAAGAACAAAAAGAAGGTGGAGCGCTCGCTTCGTCGCAAAGCACTGTAGCTCTGTCAAAGCTTCTGCAACATTGTCAGTCAAAAAAGCGGGCAGAGGCTCAGTAATGCTTGCCGTTCCAATTGCCCACGTAGATGAGCCACTGCCTTTGGCTTTGAACGCCTTATAGTCGCGACGCAATTTCTGGTTAATGGTAAGTTGCGACGTGTCACTTTTGGCCGTAGCAAGTTGCTGAAAATATGCTGTGCGTGCTTCTTTGTTTGTGAAAGACGAGTGTTTGATCAAGAAGTCAGCCGCCATGCGATCTACTTTCATGGTCCTGTCATTCTCATCAGAGAGTCCCGAAGTGTCCAAGAAAATCGCAGAAAGGAGCAGGTCAGCGACCGCTCGTACGAGCGGTGGACTTTTGGGCAGCTGAGGCTCAAAGTAAAGAGACAGGACACTTGCACAGGAGCTCGCATATTCAGGTGAGCAGATCAGTCGCATAGGAACGTTCGTATGCTTTTGCTCGTCCCAGTGGTGATCGATAATGCCGACTACATGTGCCTTTTCAAATATTCCCGATACTTGGTTGTGGTCCACAAGAATTACCTGTGACTCGTCTCCAAACCCATGCACATCATCCAAGCAGCACAGTGAGCCTGCGTCTATACCTGCctggtgcagcgcaagcaggtTCTCCGGACGCAGAGCAAGGTCTGCGCGATTCGTTTGCACGACGGGGATCCATTGCGGGCCGGAGGGATTCACAAATACGGACAGGTAGGCAAATCCGATAGCACAGGCCACACTGTCCATATCCCCAGCTTCATTCCCAACAACCCAGTGCGTTCCGCCTTTCTCTGTTAACCCTttccgcgtgcgcaaaaatgCATCGAGTTGTGATAAGGCCATGGTGTCGTTCGTACCAAGAAGCTATGCACGGAGCACTCCAGTATATCAATCTGACTAAACTGCCCATTTTCCAAAAAATTTGTCGCTCGGGCTTGAACAGCTGCGATGAGTGAAGAGAAGCAAGTCGAGACGCAAGGGTTCCATGCTTTTGCACACCTGCTTGACGCACGGATTTTACGTGCACTTGCAAATCTAGGCTATGGAAAGCCAACGCCTGTACAGCGAGAGTCCATCGAGTACAGCTTGAGCGGAAAAACACGAGATATTTTGGCCAAGGCACGCACTGGAAGCGGCAAGACGTTGGCCTACGGACTTCCTATCATTCAGAAGATTATTTTGGCGAAGAGTGCCATTTCACGCTCCTCACCCAACTATGCTGGGACACGGGCATTGATCCTCGTACCCACCCGCGAATTGGCAGAGCAAGTGAATCGCCAGTTGAGTGAAGTGCTCACGTTCTCCAGGGACGAAGTACAGGTAACTAATGTGGCGCGCTCTGTGAGTAACTCAGTGCAAAAGCTACTTCTTTCGGAGAAGCCCGACGTAGTGGTTGCCACCCCATCGCGTGCATTGGCATGCCTACGTTCGCAAGACTTGGTCTTGTCCGAATCGCTGCAGTCGTTGGTGATCGACGAAGCCGATTTGATTTTCTCGTATGGGCACGACACAGAAGTAAAGGCAATTTTGGGCGAAGGGTTTTTATCGCGCAATTTCCAGACGTTTTTAATGAGCGCAACACTTGGCGACGATACTGAAGCGCTTCGCGGCCTAGTTCTCAAAGACCCAGTGGTACTTAAACTGAAGGACGATGTGTCACTCTCACAAAATTTACTGCAATACTATGTGAATACTTCAGAGGAAAACAAATTTCTTCTCATTTATGTTATTTTAAAGCTGCGACTCATCCGCGGCAAATGCTTGCTCTTTGTCAACGATATTGATCGTTGTTACCGCCTCAAGCTTTTCCTGGAGCAGTTTGGATTGCGCACTTGTGTGCTGAATGAGGAGCTCCCGGTGAACAGTCGCTTTCATATTGTGGAAGAGTTTAACAAAGGAAAGTATGATTACATCATTGCTACGGACACCACTACAGACCAGACGAGCGCTGAAAAAGGATCAAACGCAAAGGCAAGTAGCACCAGCAAAGATTATGGTGTTTCGCGTGGCATCGACTTTGTCGCTGTTGCGTGCGTCGTCAACTTTGATCTTCCGACCTCGGAACGTGCATATACCCACCGCATTGgacgcaccgcgcgtgcCGGAAATACGGGCACTGCTCTTAGTTTTGTCGTTCCTTCCCAAGAGTTTggaaaaaaaaaagcgaTTGGCTGCCCGACCTGTCGTAACGACGAGACCGTATGGCAGCGCATCGAAAAGGACCAGCAAATATCCGGAAATGTGGGGCCAGAGGGCATTCAGCTCTGGAAATACGACAAGAAACAAGTGGATGCATTCCGCTACCGAATGGAAGATGCGCTTCGCAGTGTGACGCGCACGGGCATTAAAGAGGCGCGTATTCAAGAAATTAAGAATGAAATTCTTAACAGCAAGGCATTAAAAGCACATTTTGAAGAGAATCCTAAAGATCTCGAGTACCTGCGTCACGATCGTGCACTCCATCCTGCACGTGTACAGCAACACATGCGGCACATACCTTCGTATTTGCGgccgcgcattgctggAATTCCAGGCGCGAGTGGTCCTGAGACGGCTAATGTTGGGTACGTGGCTAAACACAAGACTCCTCGTGGTCAACGCTCTGCACGAGGCGGAGGTGTGCGCAAAGACCAACGCAAACGGACCGGTAAAAAGAAGAGCGATCCGTTGCGTTCCTTCTCGTAGAGGAACCGTAGCAGCAGTACAAGGTCACGTGCGTTTGTTGGGACCACCCCCACAGCTGCACAAGTCGCTGCATGAGTCACTTGGGCGTGCTTGTAGATACAAGTCCAAGTTCCTATATATCGGTTTCGAAAGAAGCATATGCTCAAGAAAATAGCTTATTGAGCTCATGCAAGCAACAATGGCAAATACTTAGTGTACGCTTGCACGCTTGGTCTGACGACAGTCTTTTTTGGGAGCACCAGGGCAGCATTTTCGCGACGGCTTAGAGAACACGGGCATTGTTCCAAGCCTGCACCAGTTTGCAAGTACATTGCTAACAGAGGATAAGACCACGAAGTCTATGTTGCTTGGCGCTTGTATGGAGTATGTCTTGGAGAATACCGTGTTCGAAGGCATGTTGGGCTTGTGCATCGCGGACGAGCCACATGGAATCAAACGTGAAATGATTCTCATGTTTAGCCGACTTGTCCGCGGTATGCAACCTCAATTTTTGGCCCATCAAAGCGTTGCACGCACACTATCACAATTATTACATCATTGTATTCAAATGCACCGAGCTTCTGGAATACAGGAAGGTGGGTCTACTAATGAGCCGAACACCGCGGTTCTCGAACTTGTGTGCGAAATAGTCCAGCAGCTGTCTAAGCAGCCGGAAATATTGCGTCTTTTTCTCGAGCTTGGTGCAGCCTATACAGCGGGCATTGAAGACGACAAGCTGCCTATGTTTTCCTTTTTGTTGCAGTCACTGCACTGCACTGGTCTCCCTGGGTTTCATGCACGGTCATGCATGCTTCTTTTGCTAGAGATGATGCTTGTATTGGAATGCGATGGGTATTCATCTTCCGACAAGACGCCCAATTTGGACTATATTTTATGGTCTCACTTTCCTGAATCTCTTAATGCTAGAATTGCGGCATCTTTTGCCATGCTACCAAGCCAAGTTCACCAAAGTACTTGTCAAGAAGCAGTAAACCTTGACGCTTACCCACCACGGGCGATTCGCTGGCACAAGCTTATCGACGGTATTTGTGACGCATCTATTCAATTAGAAGCATACTCTTTTGCGGATTCGCTTTGGCTTGCCGAAGAGATTATTCGTCAGTGTACCAGCAGAATTCCATTTGCAGAAGGTATTATTGCCGACCGACTGGAGCATCTACGAGAGGACATTTTACAACAGTTTCGCATTGTTGTCTTGGAAAGCATTATTCAATCGACTATTGCCAGCGCAAGTGTATACGAcggcagcgcagcggccgTATTGTTGTGCCAAGTAATTGTGTTTGGAGTACTCGATCCGTACGGTTTTCTTTCGCAAATGGCATGTACCCCCTTGCAAGTGGAGCGCACTATTCAGGATGTGCTCACCGAATCTTTGCAGAGCAATGCTACTGACTTGGTGATTTTGGCCTTACGTACAACTGCAATGTTTTCTCGCCGTATCTCGCTGCAAGAAGCGACACTGGGTGTATCATCTTCAGTACAAAATCCAGGATCTATCAAAGAGACAATGTCTTTTTTGGCCTCCATGGCTCAATCCATGCAGTCTCATCGTCACATATTGTCTCTACCGAAGCGCTATATGCAGCATCTGTTCTATGTCGAAAGTGTGATACGTGCAGATCCTGACTACACTCATTCGGATCGACTTTTGTTTGGATTGATCCCTGAACAGACAGGTTTCGGCGTTCGCTACAAGCGCTTTACAAGCGTCATACAAGAACGCATTTTGCCTCAAGAACACTTTCTGCCATCCTTGCTTTTTCTTTTGTCTAAATTCTTCAGTCTTCCACTTTCCACCAATGTGGCATTGACAACTACACTTTCATCGCTATTTCGATCGCCATTTATCCGATTAGACGGCATTTTGAGCCTGGTCGAAGACAATACAGTACCGGTGATAACTGACATGCTATTTCAACTGTATACACAAGCTAAACAGTATACGGAACGCGTCCCAGATTTTTCATTTtatcttgcgcagcgaaagAATGAACAACTCGGGGCGGTGTCATTTGTGAAAAACACTATGCATCTAGATCCGGATAAACTTGTGTGTCCATTTGTGGGGGCAGGGTTGGTCTCTTATAATATCCAAAAGCTCAGCGATTTGTTACGACCGCTTGACTCGCAAGTGCACGAGCCACCAGCCGAACTGTCTCATATCCATTGGGATTCACATGACATGCACAAAACTGTATCAGGTAAGAATAAATTGGATGTCTGCTAACTTCAGTTCTTGATGGGGCTCGTCAAACTACCGTTGCTGTATACCCTTGCACTGTCCTTTCGGACGGCGATACCCAACCACATTTTGTACCTTTGCTGGATGTGGTAGATAATGTGCTTCTATTGGAAGAATTTCTCTTGGAGCTTGTGGTCATTCTTGAACTACGCCAAGCATGGAGCTTAGATCCACTCTAGCTGACAAACGCCCACTTACTATCGCCCTCGCTGCGATCATACGGATAAATAATTGGAGCAACCTGAGTGGTCACGTCCGATTACTTGAATGAGCGATGGTGATAAAAAAAATCCAAACGTTGCGCCCTACTAGGTCACCGGTCAAATTGGCAAATCCACCACCAAGGAATATAACCCGGAAAAACTTGTGTATACGTTCCATCTAACACTTCCTTCTGCTTACACATTTTCTTTTTGTAATTCGCCCCTACAAGCTCGCTCTATGTTTATATATATGAAATATAAATACTCCATAGCCGAGAAACCGTATTTGCCTATTTGAATTTAAGCATTGGCGCTATAAATATCTAGCTGGACAAGTGGCAATACATTTCGTTTAGACCAGGGTATTCGTTTCTTTCACGTTTGTCAGCAATGAGGGGATACAGAATCGCCCTACAAAAAGCTACATGGAACTTCACGCGGAAACTTACACCCCGACTTACATAATGAAACGTTCCGTTTTAAGGACAATATCCTTTAGAGTGCCAAGACGGCCACGGAGAACATTGTAGTTCAACCGTGCAGCTTCGTTCGAAACAGCTATCACCAAATCCGAAGAGCCGCACGCTTGGATGCCCATCGTGATCGATCCCATCTCTTTCGCATACTCCACCTCTTGGGCAAGCACTAATTTCGTGTCAAAACGTGCATTGCAAGTAACAAAGAATCCTTTTGAAGACTGAACCAACTCATTCGCGTTACGAGTAACAAACACCTCGACAGAGACTTTAATGCCAGTCACATCTTGCAACTCGTTAATGTTTTGAAGTTCAGCGCGGACCCAGTTCATCAATTCAAGTGACCGTGTCGCCCATATTAAACGAATGCTTTTTGTCAGCGCCGTCTTTTCGCCAGCTGCAACCCGGCGCAAGAGACCCAGCATTATGGGGAAAATGTGTGTGATGCCCGATCCACCTGCGAAAAGCACCGAATGCTCCACTGTAGCAACATCAAAAATATGTCCATAAGGACCATCTAAAAGTGCCAGAATCCTAGTCGACTTCACAGCAACGAAATTCGCATTATCGTTTTCAGAAAAGCTTTTTTCGTTGCTTTCTTGATTGGATCCTGGTCTCCGTTCCGTGCATGTATCACTGCTTCGTGAAGAATCATCTGTGGTCTTTTTCCTTTCCATGTTGGCGGTTTCCCACCATTGGTTTTCGTTGCCGGTCATATTGCAGCATGTTCCTTGTACAAAACTGCTCTGTGCATACGCCAGTTCGTAATTGCTTTCAAGCGATTTGATATGATCAAAAATTTTCCTTGTTGCGCCGTTGCGGACCATGGGCATTATAACAAGCTCCGAGGGCAAAAGAGGGTTCGTGTTTGGCAAGGAGCAGGGCGAAAATGGATGTGCTTGAAGTATATTGATTGTAGGAAAGCGCGCATAAATGTGCTGTCCAGGACGCCAACGTAATGGAGTTTGGAAACTCATTCGGAGCGCATGGGAGTTGCGGTCATTTGAAAGCAATCCAAGCTTTTCGTCCGAGACGATCTGCATCTGCATTTGCACACGCGCCCTGGGGCCACTAAAGTACTCTGACGAGTACAAAAGCAAACAGCTGCGGACCACAATGGAGAAAATCCAGCAGGCTATTGCAGCCCACAGATAATAATCAGATGTTTGAGTCCCCTCAACGTGATTGAACATTAAGCCAGTGAAGGCAATAACCATGCAAATATGATTAACCACAAAGAAACGATACGAAAACCTTCGGAAAAAACCCAAACCAGAGATTATAATCCACACTAAAACTACCAGTGCAGCGGTCCCATCCCACCAAAAATGTTCCGTTTTGTAAAGCTCACCCAAATTGTCCATGCCGTGCTCCACGATGCTGCCTCGGATCATTCCAGCTCCGTGGACAAAAGATAGGAAACAGAAAACTACCGCGAGGGATTGATGAAAAACTTGCAATTCTGCGTGGGACAACCCAGTCAAAAATGAGATAGGGTTGATCTTAAATGCCATCGCATATAAAAATGGAATAGTGCCTATCCCCATCATACCTGTACGCAAAGCAATAGGAGGTGACCTAAATTCAAGATAATAATTAGGGATGCCAAAGGTCCATCCAAGTATACCCCCCAGAAATGCAACAATGATAGCAGTGTCTCGCATACAAGGGAATGAAAAAGGACCAATGTTGGGAATGGTGTAATACAGGGTAGACCTGTATAAAGCCACCAAACGTGAAAATCCTGGAATTCTGGTCATTGCAATACCCCATCCGGGTCGGAACTGACGCAAAAGCTCATACGCATGGGCAACCATACCAAAGAACACAAAGCCGCCAAGGATCGCAGCAACTCCATAGGCCTGCGAGACCATTGAAGACCACGCTTTCTTGTGAAAATCAAGCATTTCCTGCGAAGTGCCCTGAGGCATAGCGTGTAGACGATAATCCATGTTGGATATAGCAGGGTTCATGATGGCGAGTCAATATGAGGACCAAGACTTCGTGCCACACTCTACGTGTGAGAGTCACCACCTGTTCATGAATGCCATTTGTGCGTTCGCCGGAGCTTTTACACTATCTCGTTACAATGGTCAAAGGACACCGAACTGCGTAGGGCCAATGACGTCGCGTATATATACGCATGTCAAATCAGGGCGAGCGCCGGACATTTAAAATAAAGAAAAATTAAACGCTCCGGCCACGTTAGCGCCCAAAGGCGAAAACACTCCGAACGGCGCATGTGGGCGTGCTCAGAAGCCGAACGGCGCATGTGGGCGTTCTCAGAAGCCTGAATACCAGTTACAACCCCAATTTTAACTTGTCAACGCAGACCACTAATGAGGTTGGCTTATATAACGTAACTGTGGTTTGCGTTAGCAGTGCTAATTATATGCACCACATTATCATGCATCAATCAGCGGTGAACGCACGATTACATTGGCTAAAATTAAAATATTTGGCTCGATCGATTGTTTAACCTTGTCACCATTAAATGAGGGTCGGATTGTATTTAAGGAAATGTCGCCTATAAGAAAGCAGTGATGGACAAAGCATAAAGCTTGCCCCCACTCCATATTCGTCGTGAAAACCTAACATGACAGCCAACTACACTATGAAGTATGAGGGTGGACCTCAAGCACAGGTGTTGGCGGAGGGACATTCGCACGCGCATAAGCACCGCACTTACCATCAGTACGCTTGGATCCCTGCGGTAATTCTGTGTGGTCTCATCTTCATTGGTGCAGTAGCGCACGCTTACCGGCTCTTGCGTCGATTCCGTCCAAAAATTGGTATTCTCATGACGAGGGTTCCTGGGTTTTCTCGCTTGATTGGCTTGTCTAGGCTTGTCGTCTATTACAAAATCCCTGCCAATCGATACTTTAGTTTTCCTAACATGCGTAACCTCATTTTAATCTTGGCTTTTGGTATAGCTATGATCTGCTGGTGCCTTGGAACTCCCCACTATTATGGATCGGATCATATAAGCTTACCAATGCGAGCTGGACTGATGGCTACTGCTCTTGTCCCATTTTGTATGATGATGGCTATGAAGATTAACCTCGTGTCAATTCTGACAGGTCTGTCACATTCTCATTTACAAATCTTTCACCAATCTCTTGCTTTCCTAGTGGTGCGTATTACAATCACATGTCCGCTAAATCCAGCTTTTCTTTGGCTTCGTCCACGGTTGCTCCAATCTATGGAGCAATATCCATCAGTATGGCATGAAAGTAGTGGGTGAGAGCTTTACTACTTCGGACTATTGGTGGAGTGGTGTGACAACACTTTGCTTTTTCACTTGGATTTTCTTCTCAAGCTTAGGATTCTTCCGAAATTTTTCATACAAATTTTTCTTGATCCAACACATCTGCTGCGTGATAGCGGTCATCGGCATACTTTTCTTTCACGTTTCGAACATTCAAAATGTACGACCCTATTTATGGTTAGCCGTTGCTTGCTGGGGATTTTCTATTGTTGGACGAGTAATGTTAATCCTGTTTTCGTCGGAATACTTTTCTGGTCCTCGCGCAAAGGTGCAAATGCAAATGCAGCTCGAAGTGCCTGTTGCACCAGGCCTTGGAATTAAAGATACTGAGCTTGACACCCTTCGTCTGAGTTTCCAAACACCTCTTCGTTGGCGCCCTGGACAACACATTTATGTTCGATTCCCCGCACTAAACATGTTCCAAGCTCATCCATTTTCTATTTGCTCTTTGCCAAACGTTTCTTCAAATCTTCCGTCAGAGCTAGTCATTATTACAAAGGTGTACGATGGCACGACAAAAAAGCTTTTTAATCACATTGATAAGCTAAACGAGAATTATTCTCAGAGCTACTTCAAGAGTGAGTTGGACAAAGATGCCATAAAGCAGCTTTCTAGCGAGGAGCAGGACTGGATTGAAAAAACACACATGATGGAATTTGCCGATGAAGTACCGTCTATTTTGGCAAATGAAGTGCAATCCATTGAAAAGGAGCAGAGGGAGCTATCGAGCAGGAGACAGTCGGAAGTGAAGACGCAGCTGCCACAGAGCAACAGTGGTTCCACGGTCAATGCTGAAATTGGCGAAAAAGAGCTAAATGGATCTGAACTTTTGAATAAGACCAGTGATACACTCATTCCAAACTCTGAAAACAACAATAATCGCTTAACAAATTTGATCGCTTCGAGGGTTAAGGCATCACCATTGGAGAAGTCTTCTGTGCGTATTCCCGTAACCGCGGTGAAGTCAGGCACGATCTTGGCTTGTTTGGACGGGCCGTATGGATTTATCCCTGATGCAGCCTCTATGGAACACGTTGTTTTGTTCGCTGGTGGTACGGGTATCGCACATCTGTTCCCTATTATCACTGATGTGCTGCGTCGTGTTGCAGGAGGTGAGAAGACGGTAGTAACTAAGAGCATACGGCTTGTATGGTCTACGCGATCTCGTGCTATTATCAACTGGATTCGCTCGGAATTGCACACGATTTACAATTTGCAAAAACA
This is a stretch of genomic DNA from Malassezia vespertilionis chromosome 1, complete sequence. It encodes these proteins:
- a CDS encoding uncharacterized protein (EggNog:ENOG503P05E; COG:P; COG:Q) translates to MLILFSSEYFSGPRAKVQMQMQLEVPVAPGLGIKDTELDTLRLSFQTPLRWRPGQHIYVRFPALNMFQAHPFSICSLPNVSSNLPSELVIITKVYDGTTKKLFNHIDKLNENYSQSYFKSELDKDAIKQLSSEEQDWIEKTHMMEFADEVPSILANEVQSIEKEQRELSSRRQSEVKTQLPQSNSGSTVNAEIGEKELNGSELLNKTSDTLIPNSENNNNRLTNLIASRVKASPLEKSSVRIPVTAVKSGTILACLDGPYGFIPDAASMEHVVLFAGGTGIAHLFPIITDVLRRVAGGEKTVVTKSIRLVWSTRSRAIINWIRSELHTIYNLQKQTGIDVTIEVFVTQCPEDVLVKAPILGVAVTHGSRFDAKAVLREEVERGKELDSTTMGVYVCGSGSLSEAVGNETASLNYEIMRGRLGSIKDIVLEIEHFTW
- the DBP9 gene encoding RNA helicase (COG:A; EggNog:ENOG503NUDU); translated protein: MSEEKQVETQGFHAFAHLLDARILRALANLGYGKPTPVQRESIEYSLSGKTRDILAKARTGSGKTLAYGLPIIQKIILAKSAISRSSPNYAGTRALILVPTRELAEQVNRQLSEVLTFSRDEVQVTNVARSVSNSVQKLLLSEKPDVVVATPSRALACLRSQDLVLSESLQSLVIDEADLIFSYGHDTEVKAILGEGFLSRNFQTFLMSATLGDDTEALRGLVLKDPVVLKLKDDVSLSQNLLQYYVNTSEENKFLLIYVILKLRLIRGKCLLFVNDIDRCYRLKLFLEQFGLRTCVLNEELPVNSRFHIVEEFNKGKYDYIIATDTTTDQTSAEKGSNAKASSTSKDYGVSRGIDFVAVACVVNFDLPTSERAYTHRIGRTARAGNTGTALSFVVPSQEFGKKKAIGCPTCRNDETVWQRIEKDQQISGNVGPEGIQLWKYDKKQVDAFRYRMEDALRSVTRTGIKEARIQEIKNEILNSKALKAHFEENPKDLEYLRHDRALHPARVQQHMRHIPSYLRPRIAGIPGASGPETANVGYVAKHKTPRGQRSARGGGVRKDQRKRTGKKKSDPLRSFS
- the PPX1_1 gene encoding exopolyphosphatase (EggNog:ENOG503P0WK; COG:C), which codes for MALSQLDAFLRTRKGLTEKGGTHWVVGNEAGDMDSVACAIGFAYLSVFVNPSGPQWIPVVQTNRADLALRPENLLALHQAGIDAGSLCCLDDVHGFGDESQVILVDHNQVSGIFEKAHVVGIIDHHWDEQKHTNVPMRLICSPEYASSCASVLSLYFEPQLPKSPPLVRAVADLLLSAIFLDTSGLSDENDRTMKVDRMAADFLIKHSSFTNKEARTAYFQQLATAKSDTSQLTINQKLRRDYKAFKAKGSGSSTWAIGTASITEPLPAFLTDNVAEALTELQCFATKRALHLLFVLAGFVDAEGNSHRQLLCFSPSAEHNAQALGEALGAYREQKVDLVPLGLNKPSQLPNVYYAAWEQRDESVTRKQFIPIIQTLCATMENK